A genomic window from Cricetulus griseus strain 17A/GY chromosome 4, alternate assembly CriGri-PICRH-1.0, whole genome shotgun sequence includes:
- the Lrrc8e gene encoding volume-regulated anion channel subunit LRRC8E has protein sequence MIPVAEFKQFTEQQPAFKVLKPWWDVLAEYLTVAMLMIGVFGCTLQVTQDKIICLPSHEPRENLSEAPCQQLLPQGVSEQMGGLRELSGLKNNLDLQQYSFINQLCYETALHWYAKYFPYLVVIHTLIFMVCTSFWFKFPGTSSKIEHFISILGKCFDSPWTTRALSEVSGENHKGPAAGRAVVTTVSATGAGSGKAGEGEKEKVLVEPEKVVTEPPVVTLLDKKEGEQAKALFEKVKKFRVHVEEGDILYSMYIRQTVLKVCKFFAILVYNLVYVEKISFLVACRVETSEVTGYASFCCNHTKAHLFSKLAFCYISFVCVYGITCLYTLYWLFHRPLKEYSFRSVREETGMNDIPDVKNDFAFMLHLIDQYDSLYSKRFAVFLSEVSESRLKQLNLNHEWTPEKLRQKLQRNARGRLELALCMLPGLPDTVFELSEVEALRLEAICDISFPPGLSQLVNLQEISLLHSPARLPFSSQIFLRDRLKVICVKFEELREVPLWVFGLRGLEELHLEGLFPPEMARAATLESLRELKQLKVLSLRSNAGKVPASVTDVAGHLQRLSLHNDGARLLALNSLKKLAVLRELELVACGLERIPHAIFSLGALQELDLKDNHLRSIEEILSFQHCRKLVTLRLWHNQIAYVPEHVRKLRGLEQLYLSHNKLETLPPQLGQCFGLRLLDVSHNGLRSLPPELGLLQSLQHLALSYNALESLPDELFFCQKLRTLLLGYNHLTQLSPHVAALRTLSRLELKGNRLEALPEELGDCKGLRKSGLLVEDTLYEGLPAEVREKMEEE, from the exons ATGATCCCAGTGGCAGAGTTCAAGCAGTTCACAGAACAGCAGCCTGCATTCAAGGTGCTCAAACCCTGGTGGGACGTATTAGCCGAGTACCTCACTGTGGCCATGCTCATGATTGGGGTCTTCGGGTGCACTCTTCAG gtGACACAGGACAAGATCATCTGCCTGCCCAGCCATGAACCCCGAGAGAACTTATCAGAGGCTCCTTGCCAGCAGCTCTTGCCTCAGGGGGTCTCTGAGCAGATGGGGGGCCTCCGAGAGCTGAGTGGCCTTAAAAACAACCTAGATCTCCAACAGTATAGCTTTATTAACCAGCTCTGCTATGAGACAGCCCTCCACTGGTATGCCAAGTACTTCCCCTACCTGGTGGTCATTCATACTCTCATCTTCATGGTCTGTACCAGCTTTTGGTTCAAATTCCCTGGCACCAGCTCCAAGATTGAACACTTCATCTCCATCTTGGGCAAGTGTTTTGATTCCCCATGGACCACTCGGGCCTTGTCTGAGGTGTCTGGAGAGAACCACAAGGGCCCAGCTGCTGGACGGGCCGTGGTGACCACAGTATCCGCAacaggggcaggctcaggaaagGCAGGTGAaggtgaaaaggagaaagtgctGGTAGAGCCAGAAAAGGTGGTGACTGAGCCTCCAGTCGTCACCCTGCTGGACAAGAAGGAGGGCGAACAAGCTAAGGCCCTGTTTGAGAAAGTCAAGAAGTTCCGTGTGCACGTGGAAGAGGGTGACATCCTCTACTCTATGTACATCCGGCAGACGGTGCTCAAAGTGTGTAAGTTTTTTGCCATCCTGGTTTACAACCTGGTCTATGTGGAGAAGATCAGCTTCCTGGTGGCCTGCAGAGTAGAGACCTCGGAGGTCACAGGGTACGCCAGTTTCTGCTGCAACCACACCAAGGCCCACCTCTTCTCTAAGCTGGCCTTCTGCTACATctcctttgtgtgtgtctatggcaTCACCTGCCTGTATACACTCTACTGGCTCTTCCATAGGCCCCTCAAAGAATACTCCTTCCGTTCTGTGCGTGAGGAGACGGGCATGAATGACATCCCGGATGTTAAGAATGACTTCGCCTTCATGCTCCACCTCATTGACCAGTACGACTCCCTCTACTCTAAACGGTTTGCAGTCTTCCTTTCTGAAGTCAGTGAAAGCCGCCTGAAGCAACTCAACCTCAACCATGAGTGGACacctgagaagctgaggcagaagctgCAGCGCAACGCACGTGGCCGGCTGGAGCTGGCCCTTTGCATGCTCCCTGGACTGCCTGACACTGTCTTTGAGCTCAGTGAAGTGGAAGCACTCAGACTCGAGGCCATCTGTGACATCTCCTTCCCCCCAGGGCTCTCCCAGCTTGTGAACCTTCAGGAGATCAGCTTGCTTCACTCCCCAGCCAGGCTGCCCTTCTCGTCACAGATCTTCCTGCGGGATCGCCTGAAGGTGATCTGTGTCAAATTTGAGGAGCTCCGAGAGGTGCCCCTCTGGGTGTTTGGGCTTCGAGGCTTGGAGGAACTGCATCTGGAAGGACTCTTTCCCCCAGAGATGGCTCGGGCTGCCACCCTTGAGAGCCTCCGGGAGCTTAAGCAACTCAAGGTACTGTCTCTGCGTAGCAATGCAGGGAAAGTGCCAGCCAGTGTGACTGATGTGGCTGGACACCTTCAGCGACTCAGCCTGCACAATGATGGGGCTCGCTTGCTTGCCCTCAACAGCCTCAAAAAGCTGGCGGTGCTACGGGAACTGGAACTGGTAGCCTGTGGGCTGGAGCGTATCCCCCATGCAATCTTTAGTCTAGGGGCTCTGCAGGAACTGGACCTCAAGGACAACCACCTTAGGTCTATTGAGGAAATCCTCAGCTTTCAGCACTGTCGGAAGCTTGTCACTCTCAGGCTGTGGCACAACCAGATAGCCTATGTCCCTGAGCACGTGAGGAAGCTCCGAGGCCTGGAGCAGCTCTACCTCAGTCACAACAAGCTCGAGACTCTTCCCCCGCAGCTTGGCCAGTGCTTTGGCCTCCGCCTGCTGGATGTGTCCCACAATGGGCTTCGATCCCTGCCACCTGAGTTGGGCCTTCTCCAGAGCCTCCAGCATCTAGCTCTCTCCTACAATGCACTAGAGAGCCTGCCCGACGAATTGTTCTTCTGCCAGAAGCTGCGGACATTGCTCTTGGGATACAACCACCTAACTCAGCTTTCACCCCATGTGGCTGCCCTCCGGACCCTCAGTCGTCTGGAGCTTAAGGGTAACCGGCTGGAGGCTCTGCCAGAAGAACTTGGTGATTGCAAGGGGCTGAGGAAGTCAGGGCTGCTGGTGGAGGACACCCTGTATGAGGGATTGCCTGCAGAGGTGCgggagaagatggaggaggaatgA
- the LOC107977859 gene encoding 60S ribosomal protein L36a-like codes for MVNVPKTRRTFCKKCGKHQPHKVTQYKKGKDSLYAQGKRCYDRKQSGYGGQTKPIFRKKAKTTKKIVLRLECVEPNCRSKRMLAIKRCKHFELGGDKKRKGQVIQF; via the coding sequence ATGGTGAACGTTCCTAAGACCCGCCGGACGTTCTGCAAGAAATGTGGCAAGCACCAGCCCCATAAAGTGACACAGTATAAGAAGGGCAAGGATTCTTTGTATGCCCAGGGAAAGCGGTGTTATGACAGGAAACAGAGTGGCTATGGTGGGCAGACTAAGCCTATTTTCCGAAAAAAGGCTAAAACTACAAAGAAGATTGTGCTGAGGCTTGAGTGTGTTGAGCCCAACTGCAGATCTAAGAGGATGCTGGCTATTAAGAGATGCAAGCATTTTGAACTGGGAGGCGATAAGAAGAGAAAGGGCCAGGTGATCCAGTTCTAA